A part of Paenibacillus sp. sptzw28 genomic DNA contains:
- a CDS encoding AraC family transcriptional regulator, with amino-acid sequence MRVYHYLPRPRVNGYACYPDSFGHYYDEPNHRENRSADQCPVWNLHLITKGKGYVIQGDRKTALGAGTGFLYYPHMPQRYEADPEDPWEFRWVHFEGAGISSLFNNADRDEVWLFSWKGTKRLPELLDELLAYGNDFVHEYERRISVLLYEIIVELIHESESLHAGRTSLLRQKMLQTADWIHANCRGTITLKDMAEISGYSEYYVSREFHRVMGVSPVEYLLECRIVQAKHLLASTDWTMKRISEWLGFSQSSYFIRKFRESQGITPDQFRKLGRDEYTIQK; translated from the coding sequence ATGAGGGTTTACCATTATTTGCCTAGGCCTCGCGTTAACGGCTACGCATGTTACCCGGATTCCTTCGGGCATTACTATGACGAGCCGAATCATAGGGAGAATCGTTCGGCCGATCAATGCCCTGTCTGGAATCTGCATTTAATAACAAAAGGCAAGGGGTATGTGATTCAAGGGGATCGGAAGACGGCTTTGGGGGCGGGTACGGGCTTCCTTTATTACCCTCATATGCCCCAGCGCTACGAAGCAGATCCGGAAGACCCATGGGAATTTCGGTGGGTACACTTTGAAGGAGCGGGCATTAGTTCCCTGTTTAACAACGCGGATAGAGATGAGGTTTGGTTGTTTTCGTGGAAAGGGACAAAACGCTTGCCTGAGCTGCTGGACGAACTGCTGGCTTACGGCAACGATTTTGTACACGAGTATGAGAGACGTATTTCCGTTTTGCTTTATGAAATCATTGTAGAGCTGATACACGAAAGTGAAAGTTTGCATGCAGGCAGGACATCGCTGCTTCGGCAGAAGATGCTGCAGACGGCCGACTGGATACATGCGAATTGCCGCGGAACCATAACCTTGAAAGACATGGCGGAAATATCCGGTTACAGCGAATATTATGTAAGCAGGGAATTTCATCGGGTAATGGGGGTAAGTCCCGTAGAGTATTTATTGGAATGCCGAATCGTTCAAGCGAAACATCTGTTGGCTTCCACAGATTGGACCATGAAGCGTATCTCGGAATGGCTCGGTTTTTCACAGAGCTCATACTTTATCCGCAAATTTCGAGAGTCTCAAGGGATCACACCGGATCAATTCCGGAAGTTGGGGAGAGATGAATATACCATTCAAAAATAA
- a CDS encoding sugar ABC transporter permease — protein sequence MQHDRSVKKRGFWHVLLRQKYLYFLSVPFVIWAFIFSYLPIWGWTMAFQKFRVGRSFFEQQWVGLDNFRLLFQDDQFYNALKNTMAMSVMGLIAGFVFPIFFAIILNEVRVSVFKRFVQTVSYLPHFVSWVVVAGIVTKMLATDGVVNDLLVGWHIIDERIQFMANENLFWYVVTSSDVWKETGWNAIIYLAAITGVGADLYEAARVDGASRIRQIWHITLPGIRSTIIILLIMSIGNLLSIGFEKQFLLGNSLVREKSEVLDLYALNYGLGMGRYSFGTAINIFNSVISLILLFVSNGIFKKLTKESIM from the coding sequence GTGCAACACGACAGATCTGTAAAGAAGAGAGGATTTTGGCATGTCCTGCTTCGGCAGAAATATCTCTATTTCTTGTCCGTACCGTTTGTCATTTGGGCATTTATATTCAGTTATTTGCCGATTTGGGGATGGACGATGGCGTTCCAGAAGTTTAGGGTAGGACGTTCCTTCTTTGAACAGCAATGGGTCGGTCTTGATAACTTTCGTCTTTTGTTTCAGGACGATCAGTTCTATAACGCACTCAAGAATACGATGGCCATGAGTGTGATGGGGCTAATTGCGGGGTTCGTGTTCCCGATCTTCTTTGCCATTATCTTGAATGAAGTACGCGTTTCTGTCTTTAAGCGTTTTGTGCAAACGGTTTCTTATTTGCCTCACTTTGTTTCCTGGGTAGTCGTTGCGGGAATTGTAACCAAGATGCTCGCTACGGACGGCGTTGTCAACGATCTTCTGGTCGGTTGGCACATTATCGATGAACGCATACAGTTCATGGCCAACGAGAATCTGTTCTGGTACGTCGTCACCAGCTCGGATGTCTGGAAAGAGACGGGCTGGAACGCGATCATTTATCTCGCTGCCATAACAGGCGTCGGCGCCGATTTATACGAAGCGGCTCGTGTAGACGGGGCCAGCCGGATTCGGCAAATCTGGCACATTACGCTGCCGGGGATTCGTTCGACCATCATTATATTGCTGATCATGTCGATTGGTAACTTACTTAGCATCGGCTTCGAGAAACAGTTTCTCCTCGGAAACAGCCTGGTCAGGGAAAAATCCGAGGTGCTCGATCTGTACGCATTAAATTACGGTCTCGGTATGGGACGCTACTCGTTCGGCACCGCGATCAATATTTTCAACTCCGTTATCAGTTTAATCTTGCTCTTTGTATCAAACGGCATTTTTAAGAAATTGACGAAAGAAAGCATCATGTAA
- a CDS encoding carbohydrate ABC transporter permease translates to MDKQTRLRANLPDRFFDIFVYTVILLATICTLYPFLNVLAISLNDSTDTVKGGITIFPRHLTFENYSLIFSFPGLLTGLKISILRTLVGTLLGLISASMLAYALSRRDFQGRKFISTYLALTMYISGGLIPFYLLMRDLHLLGTFAVYVLPGIVSAFNVFIVRSFIDGLPFEMQESAMIDGANDFTIYWRIILPLTKPALATIALFLAVGQWNSWFDTYLYNGSSEHLTTLQFELMKVLQSTQLGSGGDPNAQTMSQVMNRISPDSVKMAITIVVTVPILLVYPFVQRYFVRGMTLGAVKS, encoded by the coding sequence ATGGACAAACAGACCCGCTTGAGAGCGAACTTGCCGGACCGATTTTTCGATATTTTTGTCTATACGGTCATCCTCCTGGCGACAATTTGCACGCTCTATCCGTTTCTGAACGTGCTGGCCATTTCATTGAACGATTCGACGGACACGGTGAAGGGAGGCATCACGATATTTCCCCGCCACCTGACGTTTGAGAATTACTCGCTGATCTTTTCGTTCCCGGGGCTCCTAACCGGTCTGAAAATCTCGATTCTGCGAACCTTGGTCGGAACGCTTCTGGGACTGATCAGCGCATCCATGCTGGCATACGCGCTGAGCCGGAGGGACTTTCAAGGACGCAAATTCATCTCGACCTACCTGGCGCTTACGATGTATATCTCCGGAGGGTTGATTCCATTCTACCTCCTGATGAGAGATCTTCATCTGCTCGGGACGTTTGCAGTGTACGTGCTTCCGGGCATAGTAAGCGCTTTCAATGTGTTCATCGTCCGATCCTTCATTGACGGGCTTCCATTCGAGATGCAAGAATCGGCCATGATTGACGGAGCCAACGATTTCACGATATACTGGCGAATTATTCTGCCGCTTACGAAACCGGCGCTTGCAACGATCGCGCTGTTCCTCGCGGTCGGCCAATGGAATTCATGGTTCGACACCTACCTGTATAACGGTTCTAGTGAACATTTGACTACGCTGCAATTCGAGCTAATGAAGGTTTTGCAGAGCACGCAGCTCGGCTCCGGCGGCGACCCTAACGCGCAGACGATGAGTCAAGTCATGAACCGGATATCGCCGGATTCCGTCAAAATGGCCATTACAATCGTTGTTACAGTTCCGATTCTGCTCGTTTACCCGTTTGTGCAAAGATACTTCGTCAGGGGCATGACGCTCGGCGCTGTAAAGAGTTAG